In Passer domesticus isolate bPasDom1 chromosome 32, bPasDom1.hap1, whole genome shotgun sequence, the following are encoded in one genomic region:
- the S100A16 gene encoding protein S100-A16 — translation MAECTELEWAVQVLVNNFDKYSSRCCCCKNPRRISKKDFRKMLSRELNHMLTDTGNRRAADKLICDLDENKDGRISFEEYWTLIGGIASPIAQIIRQQEQSVKHTK, via the exons TGCAGGTGCTGGTGAACAACTTCGACAAGTACTCgagccgctgctgctgctgcaagaaCCCGCGGCGCATCAGCAAGAAGGATTTTCGGAAGATGCTCAGCCGCGAGCTCAACCACATGCTGACG GACACCGGGAACCGCCGCGCCGCCGACAAGCTCATCTGCGACCTGGATGAGAACAAGGACGGGCGCATCAGCTTCGAGGAGTACTGGACCTTGATAGGCGGCATCGCCAGCCCCATCGCGCAGATCATccgccagcaggagcagagtgtCAAACACACCAAGTAG